TGCCGCCCATCCGGACCTGGGTGAGTATCGCCTCCTGCTGGTCAACTATTATGCCGATAAACGGCAGGAAGAAAAAATGCTGACAGAGCTGAAAAAGGCGCGTACTGATTTACCGCAGAATTATGATGTCTGCGAAATGCTGGCCCAATATTATGTCACCCGGCGCCAGGTCGACAAGGCAGTGAAACTGTTGACCGGGTATATGGATACGGTGCGTACCGGCCCTGATTTTTTGAAAGCAAAACTGTTCATGGCGGCCATTGATTTTCAGGAACAGCAGCAGGACGAGGCGCTCAAGCTGGTGGATGAAGTTTTGAGTGAGAATTCGGCCGATATCAAGGCCCATGAATTGAAGGGTGATATGCTGGCGGCAAAGAAGGACTTTACCGGTGCTACCGGTGAATATCGGGTGGTGCTGGACCAAACATCGGATAATTATCAGGTACGGTTGAAATTGGCGCGGGTTCACCTGGCCAACAAGGAGCCGAATCTGGCCAAAGACGTGCTGAAAAAAACCCTGGAGCTCAATCCCCGCTTTCTCCAGGCTGGCATGGTCTTGGCGTCGATCTACCGGCAGGAGGAGAAGAATCAGTTGGCCCTGGAGCAGTTGGAAAAGGTGCTGGCGGTAAATCCTGATGTGGTGCCGGCCCTAGAGCAGATTGTTGATATCATGTTCCGGGAGAAAAAGAGCGGCGATAAGATCCTGTCCAGGATTGAGCAGCAGCGGACAAAGCGGCCGAAAAACCCTCTGTACCAGGTATTGTTAGCTCGTTTTTATATCATTTCCAACCAGCTGAATAAGGCCCGGCAGCATCTGCAAACAGCTCTGGCTCTGGATCCGGAAAATCAGCCGGCGATTTTTGCTCTGGCCCGTCTGGAACAGCTGGAAGGTTCCCTGGAAGCAGCCATTGCCCGCTACGAGGGCCTGCGAAAGAAAAATCCCAATCATCCCGGCCTGGCCATGATTACCGCTTCTTTATATGAAAAACAGGGGAAACCGGAAAAGGCCGGAGCTATCTATCGTCAGGTTCTGACAAAAAATCCCCAGTCAATGGTGGCGGCGAACAATCTGGCTTTTTATTATGCCGAATATGATCCCACGCCGGAAAACCTGCAGGAGGCCCTGGAACTGATAGCGCCGCTGATTGAGCGCTACGCGCGGGAGCCGGTGGTGGTTGATTCGGCCGCCTGGGTTTACTATAAACTGGGTGAATACGCCCGGGCCCGTGACCTGCTGTTGGGAGTAAAAGATAAACTGGATAAAATTCCCATAGGCCAGTATCACTTGGGGATGGCTTTTTTGAAGCTGAATGATAGTGAACAGGCTAAGGAATGGCTGGCGAAGTCGGTCAGCAGCAAAGAGGAATTCAGCGGTCGGGAACATGCCCTGAAGCTGCTGAAAACATTGTAATAAGGTGATGCTCATGTTGATGAGATATATTATCGGCGCGGTTGTCGGGGCGGTGATCGGTGGGATTATTGGTTATTTCGGTAAATGTTCCGGCAGTACCTGAGGCCTGACCGCAAGTCCCTGGTCGGGGGCTATCGTCGGGGCGTTATTGGGAATCATGTTTGCCTCCTAATTACGGGGACAGTATACTTAATTGTGGATGGACAATTAAGTACTGTCCCCGTAATTCCGCCATAATTAAGTATACTGTCCCCGTAATTCTAACGTAATTCCAGAATTCAATTCTGTCCCCGTGCGAAGCAGATTTAGGCGCATTCCGAATAGCCGCAGGCGTGGCAGACAAAACAGCCGCCCTCGTGCTCAATAACCCCACCGCATTCCGGGCAGGCACCAAAGGCATTGTTGTTTTCCTTTAACGATTCATCCTGACAGCCGTTAGTTCGTTCCAGTTGGAGACGAATGGCCTGGGCGATGGCATCGGCGCAGGAAGTCACCTTGTTGTCGCCAAAACCAAAAGGTTTGTGACAACTGATGCCAATCAACTGCCTGACCATCGGTTCTGCCGGCAGACCGCTGCGCCAGGCCAGGGAAACCAGTCGGCCAATAGCTTCATTCTGGCTGGCGGCGCAACCACCGGCTTTGCCAATGGTATTGAATATCTCAAACGGTCTCCCCTGTTCATCAACATTGATGGTGACGTAAAGGGGGCCGCAGCCGGTGGTCATCTGGAATGTCTGACCGGTCAAGCTTCGTGGACGATCCCGCTTGATGGGGATTTCCGTTGCCGCGGGCTGTTTGCGGTCCGTCTTGCCGATATTCAATACCTGATCTTCGCGGCAGCCGTCACGATAGATGGTCACCCCCTTGCACCCCAGTTTGTAGGCCTGGATAAAAGCTTCCTGTACATCTTCAACCGTGGCATCATGGGAGAAA
This is a stretch of genomic DNA from Pseudomonadota bacterium. It encodes these proteins:
- a CDS encoding tetratricopeptide repeat protein: MRKISCVFLLLFFLVSVSACGGPEEKKMKFYNRGMSLYEQGDYVKATLEFKNALQVDQKFARAYQMLGMTYLKQNDFRNAYGTLHKAVELNADLLEAQVNLGKLLMLGRKPDEAMEKAELVLRREPDNQEALNLKAACLLADKQEVEAKKILESLVQKDTRLADPYLLLARLQLKNEDFAGAKKLLKQLLAFNPKHRQARLLLVGILEQQQDLEAAEQELKAMIAGDPEPDKVRMMLVKFYNQHGRDKEAENVLLGLVAAHPDLGEYRLLLVNYYADKRQEEKMLTELKKARTDLPQNYDVCEMLAQYYVTRRQVDKAVKLLTGYMDTVRTGPDFLKAKLFMAAIDFQEQQQDEALKLVDEVLSENSADIKAHELKGDMLAAKKDFTGATGEYRVVLDQTSDNYQVRLKLARVHLANKEPNLAKDVLKKTLELNPRFLQAGMVLASIYRQEEKNQLALEQLEKVLAVNPDVVPALEQIVDIMFREKKSGDKILSRIEQQRTKRPKNPLYQVLLARFYIISNQLNKARQHLQTALALDPENQPAIFALARLEQLEGSLEAAIARYEGLRKKNPNHPGLAMITASLYEKQGKPEKAGAIYRQVLTKNPQSMVAANNLAFYYAEYDPTPENLQEALELIAPLIERYAREPVVVDSAAWVYYKLGEYARARDLLLGVKDKLDKIPIGQYHLGMAFLKLNDSEQAKEWLAKSVSSKEEFSGREHALKLLKTL
- a CDS encoding DUF6132 family protein — encoded protein: MLMRYIIGAVVGAVIGGIIGYFGKCSGST